The following coding sequences are from one Musa acuminata AAA Group cultivar baxijiao chromosome BXJ2-4, Cavendish_Baxijiao_AAA, whole genome shotgun sequence window:
- the LOC135610118 gene encoding uncharacterized protein LOC135610118 encodes MTRSSGSPVASTTDQLSGIMRTLETMAQVMQQQQQPVQQGSNDGIETSNRTGLGIGQFKKLSPPSFSGESDPMVAERWMMQIEKIFDALSYSDERKVFLATFMLEGEAEHWWRMIKRMSEIKHEQMTWKLFQEKFYDKYFPDCMREQKELEFLNLIQGSMTVTKYESRFTELSRFATHMTDDESRKARRFERGLRPAIRSRMSALKLQTYADTVERALKIERDMEEIQEIIGKSQRDKFTSKSRRENKYEDSNKRFKTSGFEKRKPWGRTQLCEKCGSNHETSRCFRVTGACFSCGKLGHQIKDCPLNRKREPLSPRPSAHARVYAITEQDSKASKSVVEG; translated from the exons atgacgagatcatctggttctcctgttgcatctactactgatcaattgagtggtattatgcggactttggagactatggcacaagtgatgcaacaacaacaacaacctgtccaacaaggaagtaatgatggaatagagacatcaaaccggacggggttgggaattggacagtttaagaagcttagtcctcccagtttcagtggtgagtctgatccaatggtggcggaacgatggatgatgcagatagagaaaatatttgatgccctaagttactctgatgaacggaaggtttttcttgccacctttatgctggaaggagaagctgaacactggtggagaatgattaagaggatgtctgaaatcaaacatgagcaaatgacatggaagttattccaagaaaagttttacgataaatattttcccgattgtatgagagagcaaaaagaattggagttcttgaaccttatccagggaagtatgacggttacaaagtatgaatctagatttactgagctctccaggtttgccacacatatgactgatgatgaatctagaaaggcaagaaggtttgaaaggggattacggccagcaataagaagccgaatgtcagctttaaaattacaaacatatgctgatacggtagaaagagctttgaaaattgaaagagacatggaggaaattcaagaaatcattggcaagagccaaagggacaaatttactagcaaaagcaggagagaaaataaatatgaagatagtaacaagaggtttaagacatctggatttgagaaaaggaaaccatgggggaggactcagttatgtgaaaaatgtggatcaaatcatgaaacgagtcggtgttttcgggtgactggagcatgttttagttgtggaaagctaggtcatcaaataaaagattgcccactgaacaggaaaagagagccactgtctcctagaccctcagcccatgctagagtgtacgctatcacggaacaagattctaaagcttctaaatctgtggtggaag gatag